The following are encoded together in the Nitrospirota bacterium genome:
- the nrfD gene encoding polysulfide reductase NrfD has protein sequence MNHKDIKMMTPMTLGLLLVMAAGGVVAIYRMLFGLGAATNLNDIWPWGFWIGFDVLGGVAMAAGGFIIAGAVYLLNWKKYKPIVRAAILNAFFGYVLAATSIFFDIGQSFRLWHPLVMWQINSIMFIVAIHVVLYTTTLAAESSPMIFERFKMSGAYRFVNRIMVPIVLFGVLLSTLHQSSLGAVYLLIPSKLSPLWYSSRLPYLFLVSAIMMGLSMVSFETILSARIFKHKPPMDILTGLARGSLVVAALYFVLKVWDLLSGAGIGAALTGSFTANMYLLEMVIGVLLPLVLLAVRDFRTRLSSIFAINILVIVGILLNRMNVGIFGLAEYAGRFGVDYFPSLMEIVLTAAMIAFAFVGFKFSVKYLNLFPETEH, from the coding sequence ATGAACCATAAAGACATTAAGATGATGACTCCCATGACCCTGGGACTGCTCCTTGTTATGGCAGCGGGTGGTGTTGTGGCGATTTACCGGATGCTGTTTGGGCTCGGTGCTGCAACAAACCTTAATGATATCTGGCCGTGGGGCTTCTGGATCGGCTTTGACGTGTTAGGCGGCGTTGCAATGGCTGCCGGCGGTTTTATCATAGCCGGAGCGGTTTACCTCCTGAACTGGAAAAAATATAAACCCATTGTAAGGGCTGCTATCCTGAACGCTTTTTTCGGGTATGTTCTTGCAGCAACATCTATTTTCTTTGATATCGGACAGTCGTTCCGCTTATGGCATCCGCTGGTAATGTGGCAGATCAATTCGATCATGTTTATCGTTGCCATTCATGTTGTGCTCTATACGACAACGCTTGCCGCAGAGTCCAGCCCCATGATCTTCGAGAGATTTAAGATGAGCGGGGCCTACCGTTTTGTAAACAGGATCATGGTGCCGATCGTACTGTTTGGCGTGCTCCTTTCAACCCTGCACCAGTCTTCGCTCGGTGCAGTCTATCTGCTCATTCCCTCAAAGCTTTCGCCGCTCTGGTACAGCAGCAGACTTCCCTATCTGTTTCTCGTCTCTGCAATTATGATGGGGCTTTCCATGGTGAGTTTTGAGACAATCCTGAGCGCAAGGATTTTTAAACATAAACCACCCATGGATATTCTGACGGGCTTGGCGAGGGGGTCTCTTGTTGTTGCCGCTCTCTATTTTGTCCTTAAGGTCTGGGACCTGCTGTCGGGCGCCGGCATAGGGGCAGCCTTGACCGGCAGCTTTACGGCAAATATGTATCTTCTTGAGATGGTGATTGGTGTTCTGCTGCCCCTCGTATTGCTCGCAGTCAGAGACTTCAGAACAAGACTGAGCAGCATCTTTGCGATCAACATACTGGTGATCGTCGGCATCCTTCTTAACCGGATGAATGTCGGCATCTTCGGTCTGGCAGAATATGCAGGAAGGTTTGGCGTGGATTACTTCCCTTCGCTGATGGAGATCGTTCTCACGGCCGCAATGATTGCCTTTGCATTCGTCGGCTTCAAGTTCTCGGTGAAATATCTGAATCTTTTCCCGGAAACCGAGCACTGA
- the hybA gene encoding hydrogenase 2 operon protein HybA — MSMNRRDFLKTAAAGSGMLLASQAMPVNASMSKELPPEAVGILYDATLCIGCKSCMVNCKTYNSMPKGALSSGTEVVAPPYEYSTPEKIWDDPHDLSAKTLNIIKVVKNGTAVTKDSAENGYSFVKQHCMHCITPACVSACPVAALQKDPKNGVVYYEENKCIGCRYCQLACPFRIPKYEFGKASPQVRKCQLCNHRYAEGKYSACCEFCPTGASIFGKVVDLRKEAQNRLTLKTGDQYDFPVQTADSKNKSRRTVSKYINHVYGMKEAGGTQYLLLAGLPFEMLGFDKNIKDEALPDLTWAYISKIPAVIATVLIGGAATWAITKGRNKDKGE; from the coding sequence ATGAGCATGAACAGGCGAGATTTTCTCAAGACAGCGGCAGCTGGTAGCGGCATGCTGCTTGCCTCACAGGCGATGCCGGTCAATGCGTCCATGTCAAAGGAACTCCCTCCCGAGGCAGTCGGCATTCTTTATGATGCGACTCTCTGCATAGGCTGCAAATCCTGTATGGTCAACTGCAAGACCTACAACAGCATGCCAAAAGGTGCGCTCTCTTCCGGTACGGAAGTGGTAGCTCCTCCTTATGAATATTCTACTCCGGAAAAGATCTGGGACGACCCGCATGACCTTTCGGCGAAAACGCTCAATATCATTAAAGTTGTCAAAAACGGAACGGCCGTAACCAAGGACTCAGCGGAAAACGGTTACTCTTTTGTAAAACAGCACTGCATGCACTGCATCACGCCTGCCTGTGTTTCTGCCTGCCCGGTGGCTGCTCTTCAGAAGGACCCTAAGAACGGCGTTGTCTATTATGAAGAGAACAAATGCATCGGCTGCAGATATTGCCAGCTTGCCTGCCCTTTCAGGATACCGAAATACGAATTTGGCAAGGCGTCTCCTCAGGTCAGAAAATGCCAGCTCTGCAATCACCGCTATGCAGAGGGGAAATACTCTGCCTGCTGTGAATTCTGCCCGACAGGCGCCTCGATCTTCGGCAAGGTGGTTGATCTTCGCAAAGAGGCCCAGAATCGGCTGACTCTTAAAACGGGTGATCAATACGATTTTCCGGTACAGACCGCAGACTCGAAGAACAAGAGCAGACGCACGGTTTCCAAATACATCAATCATGTCTATGGCATGAAAGAAGCCGGGGGAACGCAGTATCTTCTGCTTGCCGGACTGCCTTTTGAGATGCTCGGATTTGACAAGAATATCAAAGACGAGGCCCTTCCTGACCTCACCTGGGCCTACATCTCTAAAATACCGGCTGTCATAGCGACTGTGCTGATTGGTGGTGCAGCAACCTGGGCCATCACCAAGGGCAGAAACAAGGATAAGGGGGAATAA
- a CDS encoding hydrogenase small subunit has translation MKELELVAKEEEMICGFSRRDFLKFCSTMAVGMGLPIGMGEKIAEAVTTQKRPPVLWLSAQECTGCTETLLRASHPTLEKLILELISLEYHETLLVGSGKQAEDWRVKAMKEYKGKYILVVDGSIPIKDNGIYCKIGGKTALSLLVEMATDAAAVVAMGSCSSWGGLPASDPNPTGATAAHEVLKSKGIKTPVVNIPGCPPNPYNFLSTVLYYVTFKKLPELDDQSRPKFAYGRIIHENCERRPHFDAGRFALQFGDEGHRKGYCLYKLGCKGPETFANCPVQLFNDVGSGAWPVGTGHPCFGCTEKGVGFTVPLHSPARPKYITPPSIFTEVFPGKEGVAPGTTALAAGVAGVAIGAAGAALLSGLGKKDDDKKDKGE, from the coding sequence ATGAAGGAACTTGAACTTGTCGCTAAGGAAGAGGAGATGATCTGCGGTTTTTCGCGCAGGGACTTTCTGAAGTTCTGCAGCACCATGGCTGTAGGCATGGGGCTTCCGATCGGGATGGGAGAGAAGATCGCTGAGGCGGTCACGACCCAGAAGCGTCCACCCGTGCTCTGGCTTTCTGCGCAGGAATGCACAGGATGTACGGAGACCCTCTTAAGGGCGAGCCATCCGACACTCGAAAAACTTATCCTTGAACTGATCTCGCTTGAATATCATGAAACTCTTCTCGTCGGATCGGGAAAGCAGGCTGAGGATTGGCGTGTGAAGGCTATGAAGGAGTATAAGGGCAAATACATCCTTGTTGTCGACGGCTCCATACCGATCAAGGACAACGGTATTTACTGCAAGATCGGCGGCAAAACAGCTCTTTCTCTTCTTGTTGAAATGGCCACTGATGCTGCAGCAGTTGTGGCAATGGGATCCTGCTCATCATGGGGCGGGTTGCCGGCCTCGGACCCTAATCCGACAGGGGCGACTGCGGCGCATGAAGTGCTGAAGAGCAAAGGGATAAAGACGCCTGTGGTTAATATTCCCGGCTGTCCGCCTAACCCCTATAATTTTCTTTCAACCGTGCTGTATTACGTGACCTTTAAGAAACTTCCTGAGCTTGATGATCAATCAAGACCGAAGTTTGCCTATGGCAGGATCATTCATGAAAACTGCGAACGCCGTCCGCATTTCGATGCAGGAAGGTTTGCGCTGCAGTTCGGTGATGAAGGCCACAGAAAGGGCTACTGTCTTTATAAGCTCGGATGCAAGGGGCCCGAGACCTTTGCAAACTGCCCTGTCCAGCTCTTTAACGACGTCGGCTCTGGAGCCTGGCCGGTCGGTACAGGACATCCCTGCTTTGGCTGTACGGAAAAGGGTGTCGGCTTTACCGTTCCTCTTCATTCCCCTGCAAGACCGAAGTATATTACGCCTCCTTCAATCTTTACCGAAGTCTTTCCCGGTAAAGAGGGCGTGGCTCCCGGGACCACGGCGCTTGCTGCGGGCGTAGCAGGAGTTGCGATAGGCGCTGCAGGAGCGGCCCTGCTGTCCGGTCTTGGCAAGAAGGACGACGACAAAAAAGACAAGGGGGAATAG
- a CDS encoding OsmC family protein — protein sequence MAKATVTFTGGMQFVATADSGHAVVMDAGQEVGGINSGSRPMELLLMGIGGCSGMDIISILRKKKQQVTGLEAHVSGVMADDYPHKYTEIAIEYIVTGRKLSEEAVKRAVQLSMDKYCSVKATLEGAARIDFSYRIVED from the coding sequence ATGGCGAAAGCAACGGTTACATTCACAGGCGGCATGCAGTTTGTAGCAACGGCAGATTCAGGCCATGCAGTGGTAATGGATGCAGGACAGGAGGTCGGCGGCATCAATTCGGGGTCAAGACCTATGGAGCTCCTCCTGATGGGCATCGGGGGATGCTCGGGAATGGATATCATCTCGATACTCAGGAAAAAGAAGCAGCAGGTGACAGGACTTGAAGCACACGTCAGCGGCGTTATGGCAGACGACTACCCTCATAAATATACAGAGATCGCGATCGAGTACATCGTCACGGGAAGAAAACTATCGGAGGAGGCAGTAAAAAGAGCAGTGCAGCTTTCAATGGACAAATACTGCTCGGTCAAAGCCACGCTTGAAGGAGCGGCCAGGATCGACTTCTCTTACCGGATAGTTGAAGATTGA
- the amrB gene encoding AmmeMemoRadiSam system protein B — translation MRRTPAVAGRFYDGTRAGLGRQVEQLVSSGLPPMGAVGIMVPHAGLIYSGTVAGQVYSSIAMPKTFIMLGPNHTGLGHAVSIMDEGAWEVPTGSLNIDSSLARRICKGTSLAVNDSQAHAYEHSLEVQLPFIVHFSRDVSIVPIALMSASYDNCSELAEAIAKAIEAVEYPVTILASSDMSHYVSDKVARQKDSRAIEKMLGLDPRGLYDTVMHERISMCGVLPATVMLIAAQLLGARNARLINYMTSGEVSGDYDSVVGYAGIVLSK, via the coding sequence ATGCGTCGAACTCCGGCAGTTGCAGGCAGGTTCTATGACGGTACTCGTGCCGGACTCGGCAGGCAGGTTGAGCAGTTAGTCTCCTCCGGTCTGCCCCCAATGGGTGCTGTCGGTATCATGGTCCCGCATGCCGGACTCATATATTCCGGTACGGTAGCTGGTCAGGTCTACTCCTCTATTGCGATGCCAAAGACGTTTATCATGCTGGGACCAAACCACACGGGCCTTGGCCATGCAGTTTCGATCATGGATGAAGGCGCCTGGGAGGTCCCTACCGGAAGTCTCAATATCGACAGCAGTCTTGCACGCAGGATATGCAAGGGCACGAGTCTGGCAGTCAATGATTCGCAGGCTCATGCCTATGAGCATTCCCTGGAGGTTCAGCTGCCCTTTATTGTCCATTTTTCCCGCGATGTCTCTATCGTTCCCATTGCATTGATGAGCGCATCCTATGATAACTGCAGTGAACTTGCTGAAGCGATTGCAAAGGCCATTGAGGCAGTGGAATACCCGGTTACGATTCTGGCGAGTTCTGACATGAGTCATTATGTCTCTGACAAGGTCGCTCGTCAAAAAGACAGCAGGGCAATAGAGAAGATGCTTGGTCTTGACCCCCGCGGTCTCTATGATACGGTTATGCATGAGAGGATATCCATGTGCGGCGTATTGCCGGCAACGGTCATGCTTATTGCGGCGCAGCTGCTTGGGGCCAGGAACGCAAGACTTATTAATTATATGACGTCAGGGGAAGTGAGCGGTGACTATGACAGCGTTGTGGGATATGCGGGAATTGTCTTATCCAAATAG
- the dnaB gene encoding replicative DNA helicase, which yields MRDSEIQKDRVPPQSIEAEQSVLGAILLDNDALHTAVEMLIADDFYRDSHKKIYQAMTDLHKKSDPVDIITLTEFMKTRGELEAIGGLQYLSSLASIVATSANVRYHARIIKEKALVRGLLTSVTDIAKNVYESEQDADELIDFAEKTIFTLHDRKVKTAFYPMKDLITDTFVTIERLYDRKEAITGVPSGFKDIDELTTGFQRGDLIIIGGRPGMGKTAFCLNIAQHVGIGMNEPVAIFSLEMAKEQLVMRMLCSEAKVDSNKVRKGFINKREDWNKLTNAAGKLAESKIFIDDSSGLSVLEMRAKARRLKQQHGLSLIIIDYLQLMKGTGKFERREQEIADISRSLKALAKELEVPVIALSQLNRGVETRTGSNKNPTLADLRESGAIEQDADVIMFLYREAKEEKEGRGGIVVDIAKQRNGPTDKVNLTFLAYCTRFVDATDLEYQELEETF from the coding sequence ATGAGAGATTCTGAAATCCAGAAAGACAGGGTCCCTCCACAGAGTATAGAAGCAGAGCAGTCTGTTCTGGGCGCCATTTTGCTTGACAATGACGCTCTTCACACCGCGGTTGAGATGCTTATCGCTGATGATTTCTATCGCGATTCGCACAAAAAGATCTATCAGGCCATGACCGATCTTCATAAAAAATCTGATCCGGTCGATATCATTACCCTGACTGAATTCATGAAAACCCGCGGAGAGCTTGAAGCTATAGGCGGGTTGCAGTATCTCTCCTCTCTCGCCTCTATCGTGGCGACCTCTGCCAATGTGCGGTATCATGCTAGGATCATCAAGGAAAAGGCGCTGGTCAGAGGGCTTCTCACCTCGGTAACCGATATCGCGAAGAATGTCTATGAAAGCGAGCAGGACGCTGATGAGCTGATTGATTTTGCTGAAAAGACCATATTCACGCTTCATGACCGGAAGGTAAAGACCGCCTTCTACCCCATGAAGGACCTGATTACCGATACCTTCGTCACGATCGAAAGGCTTTATGACCGGAAAGAGGCGATCACCGGCGTGCCGTCAGGATTCAAGGACATTGACGAGCTGACTACCGGCTTTCAGCGGGGAGATCTGATTATTATAGGCGGGCGGCCCGGCATGGGCAAGACCGCATTCTGCCTCAATATTGCCCAACACGTCGGCATTGGCATGAACGAACCTGTGGCGATTTTCAGTCTTGAAATGGCGAAGGAGCAACTGGTGATGAGAATGCTCTGCTCTGAGGCAAAGGTGGATTCGAACAAGGTGAGAAAGGGATTCATCAATAAGCGTGAGGATTGGAACAAACTGACAAATGCTGCCGGTAAACTTGCCGAGTCCAAAATATTTATCGATGATTCGTCCGGCCTTTCGGTGCTTGAAATGAGAGCAAAGGCGCGGAGATTGAAGCAGCAGCACGGCCTCAGCCTCATCATTATCGATTACCTTCAGCTTATGAAAGGCACCGGAAAATTTGAGCGGCGCGAACAGGAGATTGCAGATATTTCGCGTTCTCTTAAAGCGCTGGCAAAGGAACTCGAGGTGCCGGTCATTGCCCTGAGCCAGTTGAACCGCGGAGTCGAGACCAGGACAGGCAGCAACAAGAATCCGACTCTTGCCGACCTCAGAGAGTCTGGAGCCATTGAACAGGATGCCGACGTTATCATGTTTCTGTACCGCGAAGCAAAGGAGGAGAAAGAGGGCAGGGGCGGCATTGTGGTGGATATTGCAAAACAGAGAAACGGTCCTACGGACAAGGTCAATCTCACCTTTCTTGCCTACTGTACGCGGTTTGTCGATGCGACTGATCTCGAATATCAGGAACTGGAAGAGACCTTCTGA
- a CDS encoding 50S ribosomal protein L9, producing the protein MKVILKDDVKGLGHMGEVVNASDGYARNYLIPKNLAAEASTKNIKELEHNKKIIMEKAAKIRDASKASAEKLSALTLVIKAKVGEEEKLFGSVTSMDIAEALVAQGFEIDKKKIHIDEPIKRIGEFVVHVKMHPEVSAPVKIHVVSE; encoded by the coding sequence ATGAAAGTAATTCTCAAAGATGATGTGAAGGGGCTTGGTCATATGGGGGAAGTTGTCAATGCATCAGACGGATATGCACGGAACTATCTGATCCCCAAGAATCTTGCTGCTGAGGCAAGCACCAAGAACATAAAGGAGCTTGAGCATAATAAGAAGATCATTATGGAGAAGGCCGCCAAGATCAGGGATGCCTCCAAGGCTTCAGCGGAGAAGCTCTCGGCACTGACGCTTGTTATCAAGGCAAAGGTCGGAGAAGAAGAGAAGCTTTTCGGCAGTGTAACCAGCATGGATATTGCCGAGGCTCTCGTGGCCCAGGGTTTTGAAATCGACAAGAAAAAAATTCATATTGATGAACCAATCAAGCGCATTGGAGAATTTGTTGTTCATGTCAAGATGCACCCAGAGGTTTCTGCTCCGGTAAAAATTCATGTTGTTTCTGAATGA
- a CDS encoding outer membrane protein transport protein: MLLMAFVAGLGFVAGDAQATNGYFAHGYSIESKAMGGAGVALPQSSLDASVNPALMAFVGTRADISLSIFNPNREYTVEGTPSGFPGTFGLTPGTVKSDSNYFLVPAMGANWVMTNKSSIGISVFGNGGMNTDYDKSTFYGSKPTGVDLMQLFIMPTLSVKVTPKHSLGFSPIIAYQRFEERGLQAFAAFSSDPANISNRGYDNAYGFGGRIGYYGEIMPYLSVGASFQTKIWTTKYGKYAGLFAEQGGFDIPANWTIGVAVKPTPALAFLFDVQKIYYSDTNSIGNPMMPNLMTAALGNDGGAGFGWHDMTVYKAGVQWKSSNAWTWRAGYSYGKQPIHSEDVMFNILAPGVIEQHATVGVTRAISKTQDLSFSLMHAFSKTVSGPNPMEVPGMQELRIKMNQWEATLGYTWKF; this comes from the coding sequence ATGTTGCTCATGGCTTTCGTGGCAGGACTTGGCTTTGTTGCAGGTGATGCACAGGCAACGAACGGTTATTTTGCACATGGTTACAGCATTGAGAGCAAGGCAATGGGTGGCGCTGGAGTGGCATTGCCCCAGAGTTCGCTGGATGCTTCGGTAAACCCGGCACTCATGGCCTTTGTCGGAACCCGTGCTGACATCTCTCTCAGCATTTTTAATCCAAACAGGGAATATACCGTTGAGGGAACCCCTTCGGGCTTTCCGGGAACGTTTGGCCTGACTCCCGGAACGGTCAAGAGCGACAGCAACTATTTTCTCGTTCCGGCAATGGGTGCAAACTGGGTAATGACAAATAAGTCTTCAATCGGAATTTCAGTCTTCGGCAATGGCGGTATGAATACCGACTACGACAAAAGCACATTCTACGGGTCAAAGCCTACGGGTGTAGACCTGATGCAGTTATTCATCATGCCGACCCTTTCCGTAAAGGTAACACCAAAGCACTCTCTTGGATTCAGCCCAATTATTGCGTATCAGAGGTTTGAGGAGCGCGGTCTCCAGGCCTTTGCCGCCTTTTCGAGCGATCCTGCGAACATCTCCAACAGAGGCTATGACAATGCATATGGTTTTGGCGGCAGGATCGGTTACTATGGCGAGATCATGCCCTACCTGAGCGTCGGTGCATCATTTCAGACAAAGATCTGGACGACCAAATATGGCAAATATGCCGGACTCTTTGCTGAGCAGGGTGGCTTTGACATCCCGGCCAACTGGACAATCGGCGTCGCCGTTAAACCGACACCGGCCCTGGCATTTCTCTTTGATGTTCAGAAAATCTACTACAGTGATACAAACTCAATTGGCAATCCTATGATGCCCAATTTAATGACCGCTGCCCTTGGTAATGATGGCGGAGCAGGCTTTGGCTGGCATGATATGACTGTCTATAAAGCAGGCGTGCAGTGGAAGAGCAGCAATGCATGGACATGGAGAGCAGGCTATTCCTACGGCAAACAGCCTATCCACAGTGAAGATGTCATGTTTAATATCCTTGCTCCCGGCGTCATAGAACAGCATGCAACGGTCGGCGTCACAAGAGCAATATCGAAGACGCAGGACCTCAGTTTTTCTCTTATGCATGCTTTCTCAAAGACCGTTAGCGGGCCGAATCCAATGGAAGTTCCCGGCATGCAGGAACTTCGCATAAAGATGAACCAGTGGGAAGCGACCCTCGGATACACCTGGAAGTTCTAA
- a CDS encoding site-2 protease family protein yields the protein MRRSPLLNLALFLLTFVSTLAVGAIHAGVDLIKEPQHIFQGLPFSLALLSILLVHEFSHYIMSRRHGIEASLPYFIPAPTLFGTLGAFIKMRSAITTKNALMDIGSSGPIAGFLVSVVAVVVGLHYSEIHAMPRQSGEMLVLGDSLLFIALTKIVIGSIPDAYEVYLHPIAFAGWIGFFVTSLNLIPAGQLDGGHIAYAILGERHGWLSKCMIGLLVILGYFFQGWLVWAVLLLFLGSKHPPILYPEVPLDPGRKTIGFIALVIFILTFIPVPVTIK from the coding sequence ATGAGGAGGTCTCCTCTCCTTAATCTTGCCCTGTTTTTGCTGACGTTTGTCTCTACGCTTGCGGTTGGTGCGATTCATGCCGGTGTTGACCTCATAAAAGAACCGCAGCATATTTTTCAGGGGCTGCCGTTTTCACTTGCCCTGCTCTCAATACTTCTTGTCCACGAGTTTTCTCACTACATAATGTCGCGGCGTCATGGTATTGAGGCTTCACTTCCCTACTTCATCCCGGCGCCGACCCTGTTTGGGACGCTTGGCGCCTTCATAAAAATGCGGTCAGCGATAACCACAAAAAATGCGCTCATGGATATCGGCTCATCAGGTCCTATTGCGGGTTTTCTCGTCTCAGTCGTTGCCGTTGTTGTCGGTCTGCATTACTCTGAGATACATGCGATGCCGCGTCAGTCTGGTGAGATGCTGGTATTGGGCGATTCCCTTCTGTTTATCGCTCTGACGAAGATCGTCATAGGTTCTATTCCAGATGCCTATGAAGTATACCTCCACCCCATCGCATTTGCAGGATGGATCGGGTTTTTTGTTACCTCCCTTAATCTTATCCCTGCCGGACAGCTTGATGGCGGCCATATTGCCTATGCAATATTGGGAGAAAGGCATGGATGGCTTTCAAAATGTATGATAGGCCTGCTCGTCATACTCGGCTATTTCTTCCAGGGATGGCTGGTCTGGGCCGTGCTGCTGCTGTTTCTCGGTTCAAAGCATCCGCCTATCCTTTATCCTGAGGTGCCCCTTGATCCAGGGCGCAAGACGATAGGGTTTATCGCGCTTGTCATCTTTATCCTTACCTTTATCCCGGTACCGGTAACTATCAAATAA
- the rimO gene encoding 30S ribosomal protein S12 methylthiotransferase RimO yields the protein MSKISLVSLGCPKNLVDSENLLKKLAARGLSYTEDPEQADLLLINTCGFIDAAKKESIEEILRLTAAKESGKKKLVVFGCLAKRYGEELKQEIPEIDVLYGVGDDEKIVDYCVSVLPAAASAEPDVRLADTAYAYLKIAEGCDRGCSYCVIPDIRGGFHSSAPEDILKEAEALIRAGRRELIIVAQDITSYGKDLAQYDLSRLIKDIASISGDFWIRLLYLYPTAITDELLETIAAEKKVCKYLDIPLQHTEEKILGLMKRGGGRQYYEKLIKKIRTMVPDVALRSTLITGFPQETQEDFESMLDFVRRMELDRLGVFTYSREEGSAAYALKGQVPKHIRAKRRDRIMEVQSAISLERNKMLVGRVFRALVDEMDGDVGIGRIYSQAPEIDGVVFLKGDGVGKHEFVNVRIDQAFDYDLQGTVVG from the coding sequence GTGTCTAAGATATCCCTCGTAAGCCTTGGCTGCCCGAAGAACCTGGTCGATTCGGAAAACCTCCTGAAAAAGCTCGCTGCACGGGGTCTGTCTTATACCGAAGATCCTGAGCAGGCAGACCTTCTTCTTATCAATACCTGCGGATTCATCGATGCAGCAAAAAAGGAGTCGATAGAAGAGATCCTCAGGCTGACGGCTGCCAAAGAGTCCGGGAAAAAGAAACTTGTCGTCTTCGGATGCCTTGCCAAAAGATATGGGGAGGAACTGAAACAGGAGATCCCGGAGATCGACGTGCTGTACGGCGTTGGCGATGACGAGAAGATCGTTGATTACTGCGTCAGCGTTCTGCCTGCGGCGGCTTCTGCGGAACCTGATGTTCGACTTGCTGATACGGCATATGCCTATCTCAAGATAGCGGAAGGCTGCGACAGGGGTTGCTCTTACTGTGTAATCCCCGATATCCGGGGCGGTTTCCATAGCAGCGCGCCCGAGGATATTCTGAAAGAGGCGGAAGCGCTTATCAGGGCAGGGCGGCGTGAGCTCATCATCGTGGCCCAGGACATCACGTCCTATGGCAAAGACCTTGCCCAATATGACCTTTCGCGGCTCATAAAGGATATCGCCTCGATCAGCGGTGATTTCTGGATACGCCTTCTTTATCTCTATCCGACCGCAATTACGGATGAACTCCTCGAAACGATAGCAGCAGAAAAAAAAGTTTGCAAATATCTCGATATTCCGCTTCAACATACAGAAGAAAAGATCCTCGGCCTGATGAAGCGCGGGGGCGGCAGGCAATATTACGAAAAGCTTATAAAGAAGATCAGGACAATGGTTCCGGATGTGGCGCTCAGAAGCACCCTGATTACCGGGTTCCCTCAGGAGACGCAGGAGGATTTTGAATCTATGCTCGATTTTGTCCGGCGCATGGAATTAGACAGGCTGGGCGTCTTCACCTATTCACGGGAAGAGGGAAGCGCTGCATATGCGCTGAAAGGCCAGGTGCCGAAACATATCCGGGCAAAGCGGCGCGACAGGATCATGGAGGTGCAGTCTGCCATTTCTCTCGAAAGGAACAAGATGCTTGTCGGCAGGGTCTTCAGGGCCCTTGTGGATGAGATGGACGGTGATGTCGGGATCGGCAGGATATATTCCCAGGCACCGGAAATAGACGGGGTCGTTTTTTTGAAGGGAGACGGGGTCGGGAAGCATGAGTTCGTTAACGTCAGAATCGATCAGGCCTTCGACTATGACCTTCAGGGGACTGTTGTTGGATGA
- a CDS encoding DUF2062 domain-containing protein: MQRGIGISHFRDKLRQILTIKESPHRIALAFSVGVFIGMSPLIGLHTLLGLLVAWIFRLNKFVSIVGIYVTNPWTIVPIYSFGIWLGAKLLAMNHIIPDIDWAHLSMKELLHTMGPLLMPFLLGTTVLGSVSALLSYFIVYRTVKKSRV, translated from the coding sequence CTGCAAAGGGGTATCGGCATTTCTCACTTCAGGGATAAGCTCAGGCAAATCCTTACCATTAAGGAATCGCCTCACCGAATAGCGCTGGCATTTTCTGTCGGCGTTTTTATCGGTATGTCTCCTCTCATCGGTCTTCATACGCTGCTCGGTCTTTTGGTTGCATGGATCTTCAGGCTGAACAAGTTTGTGAGCATTGTCGGTATCTATGTGACGAATCCATGGACCATTGTGCCGATCTATTCCTTTGGTATATGGTTAGGCGCCAAGCTCCTTGCCATGAACCATATTATCCCGGATATTGACTGGGCTCATCTGTCGATGAAAGAACTGCTTCATACCATGGGGCCTCTGCTTATGCCGTTTCTGCTCGGTACCACGGTTTTGGGCTCTGTTTCTGCACTGCTCAGTTATTTTATTGTCTACAGAACGGTGAAGAAAAGCCGTGTCTAA